The genomic stretch AGGATATAATAACGCAAATTTTTACTCAGTTTTGTATCGGAAAATAGGGAGATGAAGAGCCAGTGTTTGTTGTAGATAATTATGATGTAATTGTAGTCGGTGCCGGTCATGCCGGTTGTGAGGCTGCTTTGGCCGCAGCGCGGCTAGGGTGCCGGACATTACTGACAACGCTCAACATGGATAATATCGCCATGCTGCCCTGCAATCCTGGCATCGGCGGGCCGGCCAAGGGTCATCTGGTACGTGAAATCGACGCGCTGGGCGGCCAGATGGGGATTAATATCGATAAAACCTGTATCCAAATGCGGATGCTAAATACCGGCAAGGGGCCGGCAGTTCATGCCATTAGAGCTCAGGCCGATAAACGGGTTTATCAGGCAAATATGAAAGCTACTGTTGAACGTGAGCCTAATTTGGCGGTAAAGCAGCTGTTGGTTGATAAGATTTTTGTGTCAGACGATGGAGCGGTAACTGGTGTCGAAATTGAAACAGGCGAAGTCTATCATGCAAAATGCGTCATCCTAGCGACCGGGACTTACTTAGGCGGCAAGGTATTTATCGGTGATGTTGTATACAGCGGCGGCCCTAACGGGCAGCGTCATGCCGAAAAACTCACCCATTGTCTGCGTGAGCTAGGGATAGAAATTATGCGCTTTAAAACAGGTACGCCAGCCCGTGTAGACCGGCGTTCGCTTGATTTTTCTAAAATGCTTATCCAACCGGGCGACGATAAGGTGCATAATTTCTCCTTTATGAGCGATATAACTACCCGTGAGCAGCAGCCTTGCTGGCTTACTTATACTAACGAACGAACCCATGAAATCATCCGCAGGAATCTACATCGCGCCCCGATGTATACTGGCGCTATCGAAGGCATAGGACCGCGGTACTGCCCATCAATTGAAGCAAAAATTGAACGGTTCGCCGATAAAACGGCGCATCAGCTATTCCTGGAACCTGAAGGAATGGATACCGAGGAAATGTATGTTCAGGGCATGTCGACAAGTTTGCCGATTGATGTTCAGTATGAGTTCTTGCGAACAATCGCTGGGCTGGAAAATGTTCAGATAATGCGGCCGGGATATGCTATTGATTATGATTGTTTTAACCCGACTCAGCTCAAGCCGACCTTAGAATTCAAACAAATCAAGGGATTATTTTCAGCCGGACAGTCAAACGGTACTTCGGGTTACGAGGAAGCGGCTGCTCAGGGGCTGATTGCCGGTATCAACGCGGCTTTGCAGATTAAAGGGGAAAGTCCGTTTATTTTAACACGTGCTGATGCTTATATTGGTGTTTTGATTGACGACTTAGTAACTAAAGGAACTAGTGAACCTTACCGGATAATGACCTCGCGGGCCGAGTACCGGCTGATCCTGCGGCAGGATAACGCTGATCTGCGGCTTACTGAAAAAGGCCGGGCAATTGGTTTGGTATCGGATGAGCGCTATAACCGATTTATGGCTAAACGTCAGGCTATTGAACAAACGCTTGAACTGCTCAAAACCACGAGTGTATCGCCAACTGCCGAGGTTCAGGAAAAAATGCTGGCGATGGGGTCTACCGAACTTAGATCCGGAGCTACCCTTTATGACCTTTTGCGTCGCACCGAGCTTTCATACGATAAACTAAAAGAAAGCTTTGCTTTGCCGGACATTCCGTCGGCGGTTAAGGAGCAGGTCGAAATCGCTATTAAATATGAAGGGTACATTAAAAAGCAGATTGAGCAGGTTGAAAGAGCCATCAAGCTTGAACAAAAACAAATTCCAAGTAATATTGATTATTATTCTATTGCGGGTTTAACTGAGGAGGCAAAAGAAAAACTGACCAATATCCAGCCCCTCTCTGTTGGACAGGCAGGACGCATATCGGGAGTATCGCCGGCTGATATTTCAATTCTGTTGATTTATCTTGAACAGTTTCGGCGCAGGGAGGAAGAGGCGTGAGTTTTCGAGAAGCTTTAACAGAGGCAGCTGCAGCATATGGCATTAATTTAAGCCAGGACCAGCATGCTGACTTTGAAAAATATTACAACCTGCTCATCGCTTGGAATGAA from Veillonellaceae bacterium encodes the following:
- the mnmG gene encoding tRNA uridine-5-carboxymethylaminomethyl(34) synthesis enzyme MnmG; this translates as MFVVDNYDVIVVGAGHAGCEAALAAARLGCRTLLTTLNMDNIAMLPCNPGIGGPAKGHLVREIDALGGQMGINIDKTCIQMRMLNTGKGPAVHAIRAQADKRVYQANMKATVEREPNLAVKQLLVDKIFVSDDGAVTGVEIETGEVYHAKCVILATGTYLGGKVFIGDVVYSGGPNGQRHAEKLTHCLRELGIEIMRFKTGTPARVDRRSLDFSKMLIQPGDDKVHNFSFMSDITTREQQPCWLTYTNERTHEIIRRNLHRAPMYTGAIEGIGPRYCPSIEAKIERFADKTAHQLFLEPEGMDTEEMYVQGMSTSLPIDVQYEFLRTIAGLENVQIMRPGYAIDYDCFNPTQLKPTLEFKQIKGLFSAGQSNGTSGYEEAAAQGLIAGINAALQIKGESPFILTRADAYIGVLIDDLVTKGTSEPYRIMTSRAEYRLILRQDNADLRLTEKGRAIGLVSDERYNRFMAKRQAIEQTLELLKTTSVSPTAEVQEKMLAMGSTELRSGATLYDLLRRTELSYDKLKESFALPDIPSAVKEQVEIAIKYEGYIKKQIEQVERAIKLEQKQIPSNIDYYSIAGLTEEAKEKLTNIQPLSVGQAGRISGVSPADISILLIYLEQFRRREEEA